In a genomic window of Canis lupus familiaris isolate Mischka breed German Shepherd chromosome 13, alternate assembly UU_Cfam_GSD_1.0, whole genome shotgun sequence:
- the GPR20 gene encoding G-protein coupled receptor 20: protein MSSASPVGSWAPAAPNATAAANNSEPENPLFQQFARLDEELHAAFPGLWLALMAVHGVIFLAGLVLNGLALYVFCCRTQAKTPSVIYTINLVVTDLLVGLSLPTRFAVFYGTRGCLRCAFPHVFGYFLNMHCSVLFLTCICVDRYLAIVQPDGSRRWRQPACARATCAFVWMAAGAVTLSVLGVAAGSGPCCRVLALTILEFLLPLLVISVFTGRIVCALSRPGLLRQGRQRRVRAMQLLLTVLVIFLVCFTPFHARQVAVALWPDVPHHASLVAYHVAVTLSSLNSCMDPIVYCFVTSGFQATVRGLFRRHGAGYEPNSSNMVSMHKSSRGSGHNHILGAGPSAFTQDLADGPGA, encoded by the coding sequence ATGTCCTCTGCGTCTCCCGTGGGGTCCTGGGCCCCGGCGGCCCCCAACGCCACGGCGGCGGCCAACAACAGCGAGCCGGAGAATCCCCTGTTCCAGCAGTTCGCCCGACTGGACGAGGAGCTGCACGCCGCCTTCCCGGGGCTGTGGCTGGCGCTGATGGCCGTGCACGGTGTCATCTTCCTGGCGGGGCTGGTGCTCAATGGGCTGGCGCTGTACGTCTTCTGCTGCCGCACCCAGGCCAAGACGCCATCGGTCATCTACACCATCAACCTGGTGGTGACCGACCTGCTGGTGGGGCTGTCCCTGCCCACGCGCTTCGCCGTCTTCTACGGCACGCGCGGCTGCCTGCGATGCGCCTTCCCGCACGTCTTCGGCTACTTTCTGAACATGCACTGCTCCGTCCTCTTCCTCACCTGCATCTGCGTGGACCGCTACCTGGCCATCGTGCAGCCCGATGGCTCCCGCCGCTGGCGCCAGCCCGCCTGCGCCAGGGCCACGTGCGCCTTCGTGTGGATGGCGGCGGGGGCCGTGACCCTGTCGGTGCTGGGCGTGGCGGCGGGCAGCGGGCCTTGCTGCCGCGTCCTCGCGCTCACCATCCTGGAGTTCCTGCTGCCGCTGCTGGTCATCAGCGTGTTCACGGGCCGCATCGTGTGCGCCCTGTCGCGTCCGGGGCTGCTGCGCCAGGGTCGCCAGCGCCGCGTGCGGGCCATGCAGCTGCTGCTCACCGTGCTCGTCATCTTCCTCGTCTGCTTCACGCCCTTCCACGCCCGCCAGGTGGCCGTGGCGCTGTGGCCGGATGTGCCGCACCACGCCAGCCTCGTGGCCTACCATGTGGCCGTGACCCTCAGCAGCCTCAACAGCTGCATGGACCCCATCGTCTACTGCTTTGTCACCAGCGGCTTCCAGGCCACCGTCCGCGGCCTCTTCCGCCGGCACGGAGCCGGGTACGAGCCCAATAGCAGCAACATGGTCAGCATGCACAAGAGCTCCCGGGGCTCAGGCCACAACCACATCCTTGGCGCCGGCCCCAGCGCCTTCACGCAGGACCTGGCCGACGGGCCTGGCGCTTAG